The following are encoded in a window of Amaranthus tricolor cultivar Red isolate AtriRed21 chromosome 2, ASM2621246v1, whole genome shotgun sequence genomic DNA:
- the LOC130805098 gene encoding probable NOT transcription complex subunit VIP2 isoform X2: MHGGFNVPNMSGTLTSRNSSMNNVGSGGVQQPTGNVPGGRFASNNIPVALSQMSHGSSHGGYPGVTNRGGLGVSPVLGNAGPRVTGSMGSMVGSGNIGRSIGSGGGLSIPGLASRLNMSTNSGSGSLGVQGPNRLSSGVLQQASPQVLSMFGNSYTSAGGSLSQNHAQAMNNLSSMGMLSDENANDSSPFTLNDFPQLGSRPNSAGGPQGQIGSLRKQGLGVSPIVQQNQEFSIQNEDFPALPGFKGGNAEYGMDFQQKEQIHDNGVSMQSQHFSMGRSPGFNLGGMYSSHRPQQQQHTLSNSMPPGISLRSMNSPSGVSNISSYEQQFMQQYQPQQNQSQFRLQQMPSINQTFRDQGIKPIQSPQPTTDPYGLLGLLSVIRMSDPDLTSLALGIDLTTLGLNLNSSENLHKTFASPWSDEPIKGEPEFTIPECYYAKQPPPLSQAYFAKFQLPTLFYIFYSMPRDEAQIYAANELYNRGWFYHKDLRLWFMRVPNMEPLVKTNAYERGSYLAFDPNTWDTSIKENCVIHYELIEKRPALHHQ; encoded by the exons ATGCATGGTGGCTTTAATGTCCCTAATATGTCGGGTACCCTTACGTCCCGAAATTCATCCATGAACAATGTTGGTTCTGGTGGGGTTCAACAACCAACTGGGAATGTTCCAGGCGGGAGGTTTGCATCAAATAATATCCCTGTCGCACTGTCTCAG ATGTCTCATGGGAGTTCACATGGCGGATATCCAGGAGTTACAAATAGAGGAG GACTAGGAGTCTCCCCTGTTTTGGGAAATGCAGGTCCTCGAGTTACAGGCTCAATGGGAAGTATGGTTGGCAGTGGAAACATTGGAAGGTCTATAGGTTCTGGAGGAGGACTCTCTATACCAGGTCTTGCTTCTCGCTTGAATATGTCTACGAACAGTGGATCTGGGAGCTTAGGTGTGCAAGGACCTAATAGGTTGTCAAGTGGTGTACTTCAACAAG CTTCTCCTCAGGTCCTTAGTATGTTTGGAAACTCTTATACCTCTGCTGGGGGTTCGCTGTCGCAAAATCATGCCCAAGCAATGAATAATTTAAGCTCCATGGGAATGTTAAGTGATGAGAATGCGAATGACAGTTCCCCGTTTACTTTGAATGACTTCCCTCAATTGGGTAGTCGTCCCAACTCTGCTGGAGGTCCGCAGGGACAAATAG GTTCCCTGAGAAAGCAAGGTCTTGGTGTTAGTCCTATTGTTCAGCAAAATCAGGAATTCAGCATCCAAAATGAAGATTTTCCTGCTTTACCAGGTTTTAAAG GTGGAAATGCGGAATATGGGATGGATTTTCAGCAAAAAGAACAGATTCACGATAATGGTGTATCAATGCAATCTCAACATTTCTCT ATGGGAAGGTCACCCGGATTCAATTTGGGGGGCATGTATTCATCACACCGTCCTCAGCAGCAGCAGCATACACTTTCT AATAGCATGCCCCCTGGCATCAGCTTGAGGTCTATGAATTCTCCCAGCGGGGTTTCTAATATCAGTTCTTATGAGCAGCAGTTTATGCAGCAGTATCAACCGCAACAGAACCAGTCACAATTTCGCTTACAGCAGATGCCATCTATCAATCAGACTTTTAGAGATCAGGGCATAAAGCCTATACAATCTCCGCAACCAACTACAGATCCCTATGGGTTACTGGGCTTGTTGAGTGTCATAAGAATGAGTGATCCTGATCTGACATCACTTGCACTCGGCATTGATCTAACAACATTGGGATTGAATTTGAATTCATCAGAAAATCTTCACAAAACTTTTGCTTCGCCCTGGTCTGATGAGCCAATCAAGGGTGAACCTGAGTTCACAATACCTGAATGTTATTATGCAAAACAACCTCCCCCTTTAAGT CAAGCTTATTTTGCAAAGTTCCAGCTGCCGACTCTGTTTTATATCTTTTACAG CATGCCAAGAGATGAAGCCCAAATATATGCAGCTAACGAACT TTATAATAGAGGATGGTTCTATCACAAAGACCTCCGGCTTTGGTTCATGCGAGTTCCCAACATGGAGCCTCTAGTTAAGACCAATGCGTACGAGAGAGGGTCTTATCTTGCCTTTGATCCAAATACGTGGGATACATCTATTAAG GAAAATTGTGTTATCCATTATGAACTCATTGAGAAAAGACCGGCTCTACATCACCAATAA
- the LOC130805098 gene encoding probable NOT transcription complex subunit VIP2 isoform X1: MHGGFNVPNMSGTLTSRNSSMNNVGSGGVQQPTGNVPGGRFASNNIPVALSQMSHGSSHGGYPGVTNRGGMNVVGNPGYSSNTNGVGGSIPGILPTSAAIGNRSAVPGLGVSPVLGNAGPRVTGSMGSMVGSGNIGRSIGSGGGLSIPGLASRLNMSTNSGSGSLGVQGPNRLSSGVLQQASPQVLSMFGNSYTSAGGSLSQNHAQAMNNLSSMGMLSDENANDSSPFTLNDFPQLGSRPNSAGGPQGQIGSLRKQGLGVSPIVQQNQEFSIQNEDFPALPGFKGGNAEYGMDFQQKEQIHDNGVSMQSQHFSMGRSPGFNLGGMYSSHRPQQQQHTLSNSMPPGISLRSMNSPSGVSNISSYEQQFMQQYQPQQNQSQFRLQQMPSINQTFRDQGIKPIQSPQPTTDPYGLLGLLSVIRMSDPDLTSLALGIDLTTLGLNLNSSENLHKTFASPWSDEPIKGEPEFTIPECYYAKQPPPLSQAYFAKFQLPTLFYIFYSMPRDEAQIYAANELYNRGWFYHKDLRLWFMRVPNMEPLVKTNAYERGSYLAFDPNTWDTSIKENCVIHYELIEKRPALHHQ; this comes from the exons ATGCATGGTGGCTTTAATGTCCCTAATATGTCGGGTACCCTTACGTCCCGAAATTCATCCATGAACAATGTTGGTTCTGGTGGGGTTCAACAACCAACTGGGAATGTTCCAGGCGGGAGGTTTGCATCAAATAATATCCCTGTCGCACTGTCTCAG ATGTCTCATGGGAGTTCACATGGCGGATATCCAGGAGTTACAAATAGAGGAGGTATGAATGTTGTAGGAAATCCTGGATATAGTAGTAACACAAATGGCGTTGGTGGTTCTATTCCGGGAATTCTCCCTACTTCCGCTGCAATTGGTAATCGTAGTGCTGTTCCAGGACTAGGAGTCTCCCCTGTTTTGGGAAATGCAGGTCCTCGAGTTACAGGCTCAATGGGAAGTATGGTTGGCAGTGGAAACATTGGAAGGTCTATAGGTTCTGGAGGAGGACTCTCTATACCAGGTCTTGCTTCTCGCTTGAATATGTCTACGAACAGTGGATCTGGGAGCTTAGGTGTGCAAGGACCTAATAGGTTGTCAAGTGGTGTACTTCAACAAG CTTCTCCTCAGGTCCTTAGTATGTTTGGAAACTCTTATACCTCTGCTGGGGGTTCGCTGTCGCAAAATCATGCCCAAGCAATGAATAATTTAAGCTCCATGGGAATGTTAAGTGATGAGAATGCGAATGACAGTTCCCCGTTTACTTTGAATGACTTCCCTCAATTGGGTAGTCGTCCCAACTCTGCTGGAGGTCCGCAGGGACAAATAG GTTCCCTGAGAAAGCAAGGTCTTGGTGTTAGTCCTATTGTTCAGCAAAATCAGGAATTCAGCATCCAAAATGAAGATTTTCCTGCTTTACCAGGTTTTAAAG GTGGAAATGCGGAATATGGGATGGATTTTCAGCAAAAAGAACAGATTCACGATAATGGTGTATCAATGCAATCTCAACATTTCTCT ATGGGAAGGTCACCCGGATTCAATTTGGGGGGCATGTATTCATCACACCGTCCTCAGCAGCAGCAGCATACACTTTCT AATAGCATGCCCCCTGGCATCAGCTTGAGGTCTATGAATTCTCCCAGCGGGGTTTCTAATATCAGTTCTTATGAGCAGCAGTTTATGCAGCAGTATCAACCGCAACAGAACCAGTCACAATTTCGCTTACAGCAGATGCCATCTATCAATCAGACTTTTAGAGATCAGGGCATAAAGCCTATACAATCTCCGCAACCAACTACAGATCCCTATGGGTTACTGGGCTTGTTGAGTGTCATAAGAATGAGTGATCCTGATCTGACATCACTTGCACTCGGCATTGATCTAACAACATTGGGATTGAATTTGAATTCATCAGAAAATCTTCACAAAACTTTTGCTTCGCCCTGGTCTGATGAGCCAATCAAGGGTGAACCTGAGTTCACAATACCTGAATGTTATTATGCAAAACAACCTCCCCCTTTAAGT CAAGCTTATTTTGCAAAGTTCCAGCTGCCGACTCTGTTTTATATCTTTTACAG CATGCCAAGAGATGAAGCCCAAATATATGCAGCTAACGAACT TTATAATAGAGGATGGTTCTATCACAAAGACCTCCGGCTTTGGTTCATGCGAGTTCCCAACATGGAGCCTCTAGTTAAGACCAATGCGTACGAGAGAGGGTCTTATCTTGCCTTTGATCCAAATACGTGGGATACATCTATTAAG GAAAATTGTGTTATCCATTATGAACTCATTGAGAAAAGACCGGCTCTACATCACCAATAA
- the LOC130805097 gene encoding abscisic acid receptor PYL8 encodes MTMDSNGYGGIEEEYIRRHHQHEISENQCSSLLIKHIKAPVHLVWSLVRRFDQPQKYKPFVSRCVVQGNLEIGSVREVDVKSGLPATTSTERLELLDDNEHILSIKIVGGDHRLRNYSSVVSLHPEIIEGRPGTMVIESFVVDVPEGNTKDETCFFVEALIKCNLKSLADVSERLAVQDRTEPIDRM; translated from the exons ATGACGATGGACAGCAACGGATATGGAGGAATTGAAGAAGAGTACATTAGAAGACATCATCAACATGAAATTTCTGAGAATCAATGTAGTTCGCTTTTAATCAAGCACATTAAAGCTCCTGTTCATTTg GTTTGGTCTCTAGTGAGGAGATTTGATCAACCACAAAAGTACAAGCCCTTTGTTAGTAGATGTGTGGTGCAGGGAAATCTTGAGATTGGAAGTGTGAGAGAAGTTGATGTTAAATCTGGTCTTCCGGCTACTACTAGCACTGAGAGGTTGGAGCTTTTGGATGACAATGAGCATATTCTGAGTATCAAGATTGTGGGTGGAGATCATAGGCTGAGG AACTACTCTTCGGTTGTGTCCCTCCATCCAGAGATCATTGAGGGAAGGCCTGGGACGATGGTGATTGAGTCATTTGTAGTTGATGTACCTGAAGGGAACACCAAGGATGAAACCTGCTTCTTTGTTGAAGCTCTGATAAAGTGTAATCTCAAGTCACTAGCTGATGTTTCAGAGCGTTTGGCTGTACAAGACCGAACTGAGCCGATTGATAGGATGTGA